Below is a window of Dictyostelium discoideum AX4 chromosome 1 chromosome, whole genome shotgun sequence DNA.
aataataataataataataataataataataataataataataataataataataataataataataataataatataataatcttGTAAATTGTatattagtaataaataaataaataaattaaaaaaaaaaaaaaaaaaaaaagaagggAGATGGAGAAATATCAATTCATTAAACAAGTTGGTGATGGTGCATATGGTGACGTTATAAAAGCTATAGATGTGAAAACTGGTGAGATTGTAGcaataaaaagaatgaaaaagaaatttagtGATTGGAAAGAGTGTATTCAACTTCGAGAAATTAAAGcattgaagaaattaaagcaTCCAAATATTGTCAAACTTTTAGAAATCATTTTAGAACGTGATGAATTattctttgtttttgaatACCTTGAAAATAATCTCTATGAGTCAATTAAAGATAGAACAAAATTATTACCTGAAACAACAATTAGAAATATAATGTAagtaatcaattttaattattattattattatattgataataacaatatatatatatatatatatatatatattaattaattacttttaaaaGATATCAAATTTTACAAGCATTGCATTTTATGCATACAAATGGATTCTTTCATAGAGATTTAAAACCAGAGAATATAATGTTGGTTGGGGAGAGATTAAAGATAGCAGATTTTGGATTGGCAAGAGAGATTGAGTCAAAGCCACCATTTACAGATTACATTTCAACTAGATGGTATAGAGCACCAGAAGTGCTATTGAGATGTACTTATTATAATGCACCAATTGATATTTGGGCAGTTGGTGCGATTATGGCAGAACTATACTCTTTGAAACCAATGTTCCCTGGTTCAAGTGAAATTGACCAATTGTTTAAAATCTGTACCATTATGGGATCACCAACATCTGCAACTTGGATCGATGGTATTAAATTGGCAAATTCGATGGGTTTCACTTTCCCAAATGTTCAACCACCTTCAATCAATCCATTATCAACACTATTACCAAATGCAAATCAAGATGCAATTGAATTAATCACTGATTTACTTCAATATGATCCTTTAAAAAGACCAACTCCTTTACAAGCTTTACAACATagatattttaaagtttcaataccttcttcaattttattaaaaccaaATTTCATTGAgctttcaaataaatatttaattaaaaatggttatataaataataatattaataataattctaattattcaaataataataataataataatttaaattcaaatagtgagaatttaaataatgtaaacaaaaataatcaacaaccacATTCACCacaaaaaattcaaacaccaaaaccaaaaaatagttttttaagaaaatcaagatattcttatttaaataatgtatcattagaaaatgtaaataataataataataattataatagtaatacaaCAAGTGGGtattataatcaaaaattagaTTCAACACCTAGATTATCACCAAGAATCGTTagacagcaacaacaacaaattttattacctttaataatacaacaacaaccaccaccacaatcacaaccaccacaatcaCAACCACCTCCACAATCTCAACCACCTCCAATTTtaacacaacaacaacaacaacaacaacaacaacaacaacaacaacaacaattaccaTCAAAAACAACGATTTATCATAATACCAATCATTTAAATGCTCCGATACCACCAAATCATCAAAGAGGAATTTCACCACAATTCTATAAtgaaacaacaaataattcgaaattgtaataaaatttaatttaaaaatttttttttttttttttgtacaataataaataaaataaaaacaaaaaaaaaatatgtttatGTGtagatatttaattttttaaatttttaaaaatatctgatgtcatcaataatttatttttttgttttattaatttaatattttcaaaatttccTAAATTGTTGACATTTGGcaaacaatttatttatttaatcaaaaaaaaaaaaaaaaaaaaactattataaaGGATTTtgtttatcaaattttttttttttttttttttcagaaaaactatttatagattaaattaaattaaattttattagaatcttaacaatattttttttttttttttggataaattgagaaaaaaaatcacttttttttttttgaaaaaaaaaaaaaaaaaaaaaaaaaaaaaaatgttttgaaatttgaaaaaattttattttatttcacttttatttattcgttacaaaaaaaaaaaaaaaaaaaattgtaaaaaaacaCAGAAAgtgttttttaataattcaactaAAGTAGTttgtatattttatttattatatatatatatttaaaatgtaTGAACAAAAAGTTGCAATTGATATAGTAAAAGAAAGctttggtgatgatgttaCTGTaagtttcaaattttttttttttttttttttttttataaaaagattatagattatttattttaatattttttatttttttcatttttttatagaaagtatttgaatttttagtTCAAAGAGGTAAATCatcatataaaattataaatcaatcattaaGTGGTAAAGGAGGGTTAACAATAAAGAGGATAAAGCAATGTTTATTAGTATTGATTCAACATAATTTAGTGACATATGAAGAgtttttattaccattaactaaagatgaaattgaaaaattagtaCCTGGTGAACCGTTACCATCAGATTCGGTATATGAGGCTATAATTGTGAATGCAATTCATAGATTAAGATTCCCAAAATtcataaattatataaaacaTTCAAAAGGTGATGAAGCAGCATACATTTTAGAGGAGTTGATAGACCATGGTAGGTTGCCGATGGATTTGTTAATTAAACAAGCCTCACAGATTCAAAGAGTTGATACATTCGAAGATCAAGATGATATCACTAAACGATTCGAAGATACATTTACAAAGTTAATTATGGATCAATTCATTATGAGAGCACCTCGTCCAAGACCAGTCTCTGATCAAGAGACAAGTAATGCTCTCTCTAAAGAGGCAAAGaaagttggtggtggtggtgccaATGGTAACAATGTTGGTGCACATCAAAAGAAAGATTCTGATCCATTTGCATTACCAAGTGTTGGTTTCTCATCTAATGGTCCATTATCCTCTGTTGATAATAGTGCAAATGATGCCGAGTCTTTAGAGATTTTAACTGGTAagtcatcaacaacaacaataccatCACAACCAAAAAAAGGTACAGCAAAGAAAACTTCTGcaaaaccaaaatcaacaGCAATAAACACTACTGCAACTGCATCACTTGGTAGAAAAAGAAAGTCAAGAGATAtttatgatgaagatgatgatgaagaaccAGATTTATTAGTAATTGAAGAGAATGTAGAAATTAATGTAAATGATCATAATTCagcaaataaaaatagtactacaaccaccactactactacaacaaaGACAGGACAACATACATTAAAAAAGAGTAAATTAGATCagtcatcatcaacaacaacaacatcttcacgtcaacaacaaaatggtATGGATCAACAACGTATAATTGATGAAAGTAGAGTATTATGGACAATAAATTATgaacaatttattattgaatttaaattgaaaGCATGTTATGATTTCGTTACTGAAAAGAATAATCAACAGtctggtttattatttaatgcaATGGTAAAACTTTGTAAACGTTCAATTCGTTCCAATCAAGATTCATTGACAAGTTGTGTTTATGGTGAAAATATCTTGGAGGAGTATAATCGTGATTTAGACTCGTCAAAGAAAATGGATAAACTTCAAATTGAAAAGTATTTATCGATTATGCAGGCATCACGTCCATCTATGGTCACAAAGATggtttcaaaatcaaaacaatccTCATCATCGGAATTGGGCGCTTACCAAGTCAACGTTGGTAATATCATTGGTATCATTAAACAAAAGATGGTGGAATCAATCATTAAACAAAAGTTTGGCGATAACGGTCTTAGAGTATTCAAACTACTCTTAATTAAAAACTTATTAGAACCAAAACAAATCGCAGAGTTGGCTATGATCCCACCAAATGAATGTAAAGCACTATTGTTCAATATGATGCAAAAGAATATCATTCGTCTTCAAGAGATACCTCGTTCATCAGATCATTTCGCAAATcgtactttttatttattctttgtTGATTTACCAACTATCATTGCAACTTTTACTGAAGATATTTTCAAAGCTATCTACAATACTCGTGAACGTTTAAAATCAGAGTTGGAACCTCATAAAGATGCTTTAGAGAAATTAACTCAATTAGATGAAGATCAAATCACTGAAGATCAAGCTAAAATTTATAAGAAAACTGATAGAATTACTCAAACACTTTTAAcagtaattttaaatttagataatgatttattacatctttatagtttttaaaaaaaaaaaaaaataataaaaataaaaaaaaataaaatatttttttaaaaaaaaaggtataaaatttttattatcactattttatttacatttttgatttttttttttttttttatatttggattgttattaataaattatagtatattattattattattattattattatttttttatttttttattttattattttttattttttattttttattattttttatttttaattttttttttttttttttttttattattatatctattttttttattatttttttattttttattttttttgttttatttttttttttattatttattatattattattttttattttattatttattttattatttcttttattattttttttattttttttggagtctattatttttattattattattataagtatttgaatattttttttgaattttattttttttataaattgatttatttttggaattttttgtttgtatCCATTGGATGACAAAAGTATCTCTACGAATATCATCTTTGATTtttgataaagtttttttgatttttccgttatttggttttttttttttatatttttttagcaacaattataatatttctCCTAGTGATTTATTAAGATCAAAAGAAGAAtaattattgctattataagttgtaatattataatttgaattttgaaaaagtatTGGTACtaaagattatttatttttaaaatttttttttcaaagctaaaaattatttaagtaaataaaaaaaaaaaaaaaaaaatttattaatatcatatgttaattattaatttaaaaatagagaggaaaaaaaaaaaaaaaaaaaaaaaattaaaaataataataataataataataataataatttactcttaattttaattaaaaaaagacatttggttgaaaaaaaaaataaatgtaaaaataaataactttttattagtgataataaatagtaatgTTATAAAGAGTAATTAGATTAATTTTAGAATAAAGGCTTTCTTGTTTTATTTTGCTTAAAactgtaatttttttaaaaaaaacaaaacgcCGTTTTGTTTGAAATTCTAAGaaaatccatttttttaaaaaaaaaaaaattcaaaaaaaaataaatttttattattttttttattttattttttttgaattaaaattatttttatttttattattttcattttaatttcatttcgAATACATATTTTAAaggatttttatttttaaaatttaatttaaaattaaatttattctattttCACCGCCTTTaatctaaaaaaagaatttaaaaaatcgattttgattttttatttaaattttttttttattttttgtttttttcacCACAAAAATTATGTCTTCTTTCACCTACAATTTCTATAACAGACCAACTAAACCCAAACCCTTTGTTTCATCCAACAAATCGTATAAGACAACTTCTATAAcggatttttttaatgtaagCGAAAAAACCGAAAATGAAAACATCGTAAACCATGTCAATACTATAGATagttattttgaaaaatcaacactaaaaaaagaaaaagataaaatcgAAAATGAccatttaaagaataaagacaatatttctaataataataatataaatcaaaataagaTCAACgacaacaataatattaataatattaataataataataataataataataataataataataaaagtacaAGTCCccataataaaatatataaggAAGAAACTACAAAAATTTCTCCATTAggaaagaaattaaaaaaattaaattatagcGCTAGTATAGACAATgaaactttaaatttaaataaaaacaatctAGATATATATGAAAATTCAGATTATCAACAcgataatgaatttttaaataaagatataaataataataataataataataataataataataataataataataataataataataataataataataataataataataataataataataataataataataataataataataataataataataataataataataataataataataataataataataataataataataataataataataataataataataatactaataatgtAAACAGCAGCAGTAACATCACCAAtaccaacaataataataataataataataataacaatatcaatAGTAATAGCAATATCACCACAGGCAATATTTATAgtgataataacaatataaaaGAGAAAACATCAAATGATGATAgttatgataatgataataatgataatgataagaTACCTAAAAACAAGGGATTCACTTCGTCCCTATCAGTCCATAAACAAAATATATTacctgtaaataataataataataattcaaataataatgaaattaaaaaagatagtaTTGAAATAATAGAAGAAGAATGGACAGAGataattaatgatgattatcaattaaatgaaaaaacattTTCACAAAATAAAACCATTCAACAAAACTttgtaaatataaatgaGAAAAAATCATTAGCATTTTCTAAATCAAATGTTTCAATATCAACACCATCATtaacattatcattaaataaattttcatcatcaatgttatcatcaaatacaaataaatcaataaatacatcaatttttcaaaataaacaacaacaacaacaacaacaacaacaacaacaacaaacaaacaaaattccatcaattgtaaataataataataaaacattaaCACAAAAACCAATTCAAACATTACAACCTTCATCATTTAGTTTAATgaataaaagtttaaatagtaacaataataataaattatcagcAATGGAAATGCTTGGTAAAATAACAACAAAGATTGAAATAAAAGGTTTACCATTTTCACAAATTAAAGTATCAGAGAATTTATCACAAGAACAAAGagatgttttaaatttagttgTAGGTGGTGAGAATATATTTTTCACAGGTTCAGCTGGTACAGGTAAATCATATCTACTTAAAGAGATTGTACGTGTACTTAGATTGATGTatccaaattcaatttatttaacaGCAAGTACTGGTATTGCAGCATGTAATATTGGTGGTACAACCATTCATTCCTATGGTGGCATTGGTTTAGGTGATAAATCAGTACGTGAACATGCCTCGGCCATTCTAAAGAATACTCAATCGAAAACTCGTTGGCAAACTACAAAAGTGTTAATCATTGATGAGGTTTCAATGATTAGTGCAGCATTATTGGATAAATTAGAGGCTATAgctaaaattgtaaaaaatagTAAGGAAAGATTCGGTGGTATTCAAGTGTTATTATGTGGTGATTTTTGTCAATTACCACCAGTTTCAAAGGCTTCAAAAGATGATCCAACTTCAAAGTTTTGTTTTATGGCACAATGTTGGGATGGTTTAGTTGATCGTTCAATTCAATTACGTAAGGTATTTAGACAAAAGGATCAATATTTCATTGATATCCTAAATAAACTTAGAATGGGTATAGTCGAGGATGAATCAATCGAGGTTTTAAATCAATGTTTTGGTAGACAATTATCAGTGGATGATGGTATAGTACCAACGATTCTATATCCTCATAGGGATAAAGTTAACAATGAAAATGAACATAGACTATCCATACTAAACACAGAGGCAAGAATTTATAAagcaaatgataattttcaACCAAACTATGCCGACTCTTTAAAGAATTGTCCTGCACCAGAGACTTTAACATTGAAAATTGGTGCTCAAGTTAtattgattaaaaatttagatatGGAGAATGAATTAGTTAATGGTTCTCGTGGTGTAGTGATCGATTGGACTGATTCTTCTTTGTCACCATCAAAAGAAGAATCATTACCAATAGTAAAGTTTACAAATGGTTTAACTCGTATCATTGGAAGAGAAGTTTGGAGAAATGAATTTGGTGAAATTGTAATTTCATCTCGTCGTCAAATACCTTTAATGTTGGCTTGGGCATTATCAATTCATAAAAGTCAAGGTATGACCATCGATAAATTGGTCATCAATTTAGATGGTATCTTTGAAAATGGTCAAACCTATGTTGCTCTATCTAGAAGTTCAGGTTTAAATGGTTTACAATtagtttcaaaatttaaaaaatctcaTATAAAAGTTGATGAAAATGttaaaactttttatcattatttaaagtaatttttttaaaaaaaaaaaaaaaaaaatatatttatttaataataataaaaagaaaaaaataatttttggatttataaatatataaatattttttaacttttttttttttttttttttttttttttttttttttttttgattttatttaaaaatgcacaaccattaatttttcaaaaggTTGATTCAAGTTCattagaaattattaatgttcTCTTTGTGAATTGAACATCATTACAGTTTATAGATTTActatctttttaaataaatcgtaaagtttttaaatgttatggtttatttaatttcattaaaatcagATATTAGAATTGAAAGTGTTAGAAtggaatcatttaaaaattcattaatttcactTTAAAGTGATTTTTCAGCACAAATATTCAATTGTCAATTACTTTAAAATCCATTTggattaaaatcatttttttatataaattcatGTCAATAGTGATTTTAGAGATAATTGAAATATGGAAAATctgatttcattttttagtGTTTTtcgaaaaaattaaatgctTCTTTGATGAAACGATAaagaatttcaattaaaggAGTACCAAAATTCAGGTACATTGTTTAATTCTTTCTGATATATATCGTTAATATtcattcttttaaaaatagaaaattatgcaattgtaattatatttattttataaataaaaaaaaattttaaccaTTTTAAGTTTGTTATTAATCATAAAGAGATTAcagattaaataaaaaaaaattttatttaattagtaatctcttaatttttaaagatttggccaatttattttttatttccatatGCGTTCATAAAAAAAGTagtataaatttttaattttttttttttttttattatttttattatttttatctatttaaacttatatattaatagtataatatataataaaattattggtCAGCAATGGTAATGTGTAGaataagaaattaattgataattttcatAAGCTAatgaaaatcttttttttta
It encodes the following:
- a CDS encoding hypothetical protein (P07271 DNA repair and recombination protein PIF1, mitochondrial precursor), encoding MSSFTYNFYNRPTKPKPFVSSNKSYKTTSITDFFNVSEKTENENIVNHVNTIDSYFEKSTLKKEKDKIENDHLKNKDNISNNNNINQNKINDNNNINNINNNNNNNNNNNNKSTSPHNKIYKEETTKISPLGKKLKKLNYSASIDNETLNLNKNNLDIYENSDYQHDNEFLNKDINNNNNNNNNNNNNNNNNNNNNNNNNNNNNNNNNNNNNNNNNNNNNNNNNNNNNNNNNNNNNNNNNNNNTNNVNSSSNITNTNNNNNNNNNNNINSNSNITTGNIYSDNNNIKEKTSNDDSYDNDNNDNDKIPKNKGFTSSLSVHKQNILPVNNNNNNSNNNEIKKDSIEIIEEEWTEIINDDYQLNEKTFSQNKTIQQNFVNINEKKSLAFSKSNVSISTPSLTLSLNKFSSSMLSSNTNKSINTSIFQNKQQQQQQQQQQQQTNKIPSIVNNNNKTLTQKPIQTLQPSSFSLMNKSLNSNNNNKLSAMEMLGKITTKIEIKGLPFSQIKVSENLSQEQRDVLNLVVGGENIFFTGSAGTGKSYLLKEIVRVLRLMYPNSIYLTASTGIAACNIGGTTIHSYGGIGLGDKSVREHASAILKNTQSKTRWQTTKVLIIDEVSMISAALLDKLEAIAKIVKNSKERFGGIQVLLCGDFCQLPPVSKASKDDPTSKFCFMAQCWDGLVDRSIQLRKVFRQKDQYFIDILNKLRMGIVEDESIEVLNQCFGRQLSVDDGIVPTILYPHRDKVNNENEHRLSILNTEARIYKANDNFQPNYADSLKNCPAPETLTLKIGAQVILIKNLDMENELVNGSRGVVIDWTDSSLSPSKEESLPIVKFTNGLTRIIGREVWRNEFGEIVISSRRQIPLMLAWALSIHKSQGMTIDKLVINLDGIFENGQTYVALSRSSGLNGLQLVSKFKKSHIKVDENVKTFYHYLK
- the rpc3 gene encoding RNA polymerase III subunit; translation: MYEQKVAIDIVKESFGDDVTKVFEFLVQRGKSSYKIINQSLSGKGGLTIKRIKQCLLVLIQHNLVTYEEFLLPLTKDEIEKLVPGEPLPSDSVYEAIIVNAIHRLRFPKFINYIKHSKGDEAAYILEELIDHGRLPMDLLIKQASQIQRVDTFEDQDDITKRFEDTFTKLIMDQFIMRAPRPRPVSDQETSNALSKEAKKVGGGGANGNNVGAHQKKDSDPFALPSVGFSSNGPLSSVDNSANDAESLEILTGKSSTTTIPSQPKKGTAKKTSAKPKSTAINTTATASLGRKRKSRDIYDEDDDEEPDLLVIEENVEINVNDHNSANKNSTTTTTTTTTKTGQHTLKKSKLDQSSSTTTTSSRQQQNGMDQQRIIDESRVLWTINYEQFIIEFKLKACYDFVTEKNNQQSGLLFNAMVKLCKRSIRSNQDSLTSCVYGENILEEYNRDLDSSKKMDKLQIEKYLSIMQASRPSMVTKMVSKSKQSSSSELGAYQVNVGNIIGIIKQKMVESIIKQKFGDNGLRVFKLLLIKNLLEPKQIAELAMIPPNECKALLFNMMQKNIIRLQEIPRSSDHFANRTFYLFFVDLPTIIATFTEDIFKAIYNTRERLKSELEPHKDALEKLTQLDEDQITEDQAKIYKKTDRITQTLLTVILNLDNDLLHLYSF
- a CDS encoding RCK family protein kinase codes for the protein MEKYQFIKQVGDGAYGDVIKAIDVKTGEIVAIKRMKKKFSDWKECIQLREIKALKKLKHPNIVKLLEIILERDELFFVFEYLENNLYESIKDRTKLLPETTIRNIIYQILQALHFMHTNGFFHRDLKPENIMLVGERLKIADFGLAREIESKPPFTDYISTRWYRAPEVLLRCTYYNAPIDIWAVGAIMAELYSLKPMFPGSSEIDQLFKICTIMGSPTSATWIDGIKLANSMGFTFPNVQPPSINPLSTLLPNANQDAIELITDLLQYDPLKRPTPLQALQHRYFKVSIPSSILLKPNFIELSNKYLIKNGYINNNINNNSNYSNNNNNNNLNSNSENLNNVNKNNQQPHSPQKIQTPKPKNSFLRKSRYSYLNNVSLENVNNNNNNYNSNTTSGYYNQKLDSTPRLSPRIVRQQQQQILLPLIIQQQPPPQSQPPQSQPPPQSQPPPILTQQQQQQQQQQQQQQQLPSKTTIYHNTNHLNAPIPPNHQRGISPQFYNETTNNSKL